In the Streptobacillus moniliformis DSM 12112 genome, one interval contains:
- a CDS encoding LacI family DNA-binding transcriptional regulator, whose amino-acid sequence MKKIRLKDIAELASVSATTASLVLNDKKTRISKEKKEEIKKIASELNYQPNIIARSLAQKKTFTIGLIIPDINNPFFSSLSKYIEETLYKEEYLLLIANSNNSTEHEKLLIQSYINHQVDGILLCPSNEMINNHNYEKYLENLPVPIIIIDRIIENSNVTQISYDNKMGGYLATKYLIENNCKNIVCVTGTFTSQSSKDRLIGYKKALKESNINNQYIFKGDFTFESGLNLAPDIIKTSPEGIFFFNDMMAYGFFYYLKKHNIPENKFLICGYDNLQLSEMFHLTSIEQNTEILSTKCCKSILDIINNQKVKKREILKPKLIVANK is encoded by the coding sequence TTGAAAAAAATTAGATTAAAAGATATAGCAGAATTAGCTTCTGTTTCAGCAACAACAGCATCACTTGTACTTAATGATAAAAAAACACGTATTTCAAAAGAAAAAAAAGAAGAAATAAAAAAAATTGCTAGTGAATTAAATTATCAACCAAATATAATAGCTCGTTCTTTGGCTCAAAAAAAAACTTTTACAATAGGGTTAATAATACCTGATATAAATAATCCATTTTTCTCTTCTTTATCTAAATATATAGAAGAAACTCTTTATAAAGAAGAATATCTTTTGTTAATTGCAAATAGTAATAATTCTACAGAACATGAGAAATTATTAATTCAATCATATATAAATCATCAAGTTGATGGTATCCTTTTATGTCCCTCTAATGAAATGATTAACAATCATAATTATGAAAAATATTTAGAAAATTTACCTGTTCCAATTATAATTATTGATAGAATTATTGAAAATTCAAATGTAACTCAAATTTCTTATGATAATAAAATGGGTGGATATTTAGCGACTAAATATTTAATAGAAAATAATTGTAAAAATATAGTTTGTGTAACTGGTACATTTACATCACAAAGTTCCAAAGATAGATTAATTGGTTATAAAAAAGCATTAAAAGAAAGTAACATAAATAATCAATATATATTTAAAGGTGATTTTACTTTTGAATCAGGACTAAATTTAGCACCTGATATTATAAAAACTTCACCAGAGGGAATTTTTTTCTTTAATGATATGATGGCATATGGATTTTTTTATTACTTAAAAAAACACAATATACCTGAAAATAAGTTTTTGATATGTGGTTATGATAATTTACAACTTTCAGAAATGTTTCATCTAACATCTATAGAACAAAATACTGAAATATTATCTACAAAATGTTGCAAATCAATTTTAGATATTATTAATAACCAAAAAGTTAAAAAAAGAGAAATTCTAAAACCTAAACTAATTGTAGCAAATAAATAA
- the dcuC gene encoding C4-dicarboxylate transporter DcuC, translated as MFVIIIGFLSVLFVGYMLLKKHDIKITLFGVGLLLLYISQILKGEYANFLLNPIDMLIKQFGTTLSGAGLVIFVLGGYSAYMSAIGANDMTVMLLTKPLKKVKSVYILVPIVFLLGNLLSLVIPSASNLAIILIATLFPVLRKSGMSNLTAAAIIATTATIMPTPLGADNVAVAAELGVSVEEYVFGSHSLISIPTLFFMAIVHMIWQRYCDKRQVLEKEFEQTEDQIKYDKPFSLVYSLLPLLPIIILLTSFVLENITETKLSLSVLSVSIISVIFTLLIEIIKNRNVKTSLISVEQFFKGMGNSMGIVVLLVAASTYVNGLKGIGLINILQEIMTKTSASGILLPVILVIFSAIIVLLSGSGTALFFALVPLLVPLAMAANISPIAISVPLGLSGNLLRAVSPVSAVVMIVSGAVKEDPISLVKRTSVPMIAGVIFMLILSLILF; from the coding sequence ATGTTCGTAATTATTATAGGATTTTTATCAGTCTTATTTGTTGGATATATGTTATTAAAAAAACATGATATTAAGATAACTTTATTTGGTGTAGGATTATTATTACTATACATTTCACAAATTTTAAAAGGAGAGTATGCTAATTTTTTATTAAATCCTATTGATATGCTTATTAAGCAATTTGGTACTACCCTTAGTGGAGCAGGATTAGTAATCTTTGTTTTAGGTGGATATTCAGCATATATGAGTGCAATCGGTGCAAATGATATGACAGTTATGTTATTAACTAAACCACTTAAAAAAGTTAAATCTGTATATATTTTAGTACCTATTGTTTTCTTATTAGGAAATTTATTATCATTAGTTATTCCAAGTGCATCTAATTTAGCGATTATTTTAATTGCAACATTGTTTCCTGTTTTAAGAAAATCAGGAATGAGTAATTTAACAGCAGCAGCAATTATTGCAACTACAGCAACAATTATGCCGACTCCATTAGGAGCAGATAATGTGGCTGTGGCAGCAGAATTAGGTGTATCTGTTGAAGAATATGTTTTTGGTTCACATTCCCTTATATCTATACCAACACTATTTTTCATGGCTATTGTACATATGATATGGCAAAGATACTGTGATAAAAGACAAGTTTTAGAAAAAGAATTTGAACAAACTGAAGATCAAATAAAATATGATAAACCTTTTAGTTTAGTTTATTCATTATTACCTCTATTACCGATAATAATATTATTAACTAGTTTTGTTTTAGAAAATATTACAGAAACAAAATTATCTTTAAGTGTTTTATCTGTATCTATTATTTCAGTTATTTTTACTTTATTAATAGAAATTATTAAAAATAGAAATGTTAAGACTTCTTTAATTTCTGTAGAACAATTTTTCAAAGGTATGGGAAATTCTATGGGAATAGTTGTTCTATTAGTAGCAGCTTCTACTTATGTTAATGGATTAAAGGGTATTGGTTTAATAAATATATTACAAGAAATCATGACTAAAACTAGTGCTTCTGGAATTTTACTTCCTGTTATTTTAGTAATATTCTCAGCTATAATAGTTTTATTAAGTGGTAGTGGTACAGCATTATTTTTCGCATTAGTACCACTTTTAGTACCTTTAGCAATGGCAGCGAATATTTCACCTATAGCTATTTCTGTGCCTTTAGGTTTATCAGGTAATTTATTACGTGCTGTTTCTCCAGTTTCAGCTGTTGTTATGATAGTTTCTGGAGCAGTTAAGGAAGATCCTATTAGTTTAGTTAAAAGAACTTCTGTTCCTATGATAGCAGGAGTAATATTCATGCTTATTTTATCACTTATATTATTTTAA
- the rihC gene encoding ribonucleoside hydrolase RihC has product MNKRPIIIDTDPGIDDAVAIALALHSDKLDVKLITTVAGNVNIEKVTKNTLQLLDFYKKSVPVAKGAEKPLFRKPIDASGVHGDSGMGAYTFPESNGKNLLKINAVEAMREVLMNSNEKITLVPIGPLTNIAILLLTYPQVKDRIKEIVLMGGAIGRGNSGVYSEFNIDVDPEAAKIVFNSDIPITMATLDVGLKALIYPEDSAKIKEMHKIGDMFYTLFKTYRGGSFNTGLKMYDSCAIAYLLKPDMFVTEKVFVGIETKGEFTSGATVIDLKNKLGREANATVTVDIDADMFKKWFMNEIYNCR; this is encoded by the coding sequence ATGAATAAAAGACCTATAATTATTGACACAGATCCTGGAATAGATGATGCTGTTGCTATAGCTTTAGCATTACATTCAGATAAATTAGATGTTAAATTAATAACTACGGTTGCTGGTAATGTAAATATTGAAAAAGTTACTAAAAATACATTACAATTATTAGATTTCTACAAGAAATCGGTTCCTGTTGCAAAAGGAGCAGAAAAACCATTGTTTAGAAAACCTATTGATGCTTCTGGAGTTCATGGAGATAGTGGTATGGGAGCTTATACTTTCCCTGAAAGTAATGGTAAAAATTTACTAAAAATTAATGCTGTAGAGGCTATGAGAGAAGTTTTAATGAACTCTAATGAAAAGATAACATTAGTACCTATAGGACCTTTAACAAATATAGCGATATTACTTCTTACATACCCACAAGTTAAAGATAGAATTAAGGAAATTGTTCTTATGGGTGGAGCTATAGGTCGTGGTAATTCAGGAGTTTATTCTGAATTTAATATAGATGTAGATCCAGAAGCAGCTAAAATTGTTTTTAATTCAGATATTCCTATTACTATGGCTACATTAGATGTTGGATTAAAAGCATTAATATATCCTGAAGATTCAGCAAAAATAAAAGAAATGCATAAAATAGGAGATATGTTTTACACTTTATTTAAAACTTACAGAGGAGGAAGTTTTAATACTGGATTAAAAATGTATGATAGTTGTGCAATAGCATATTTATTAAAACCTGATATGTTTGTAACTGAAAAAGTATTTGTAGGGATAGAAACGAAAGGTGAATTTACATCTGGTGCAACTGTTATTGACCTAAAAAATAAATTAGGTAGAGAAGCTAATGCGACTGTTACAGTTGATATTGATGCAGATATGTTTAAAAAATGGTTTATGAATGAAATTTATAATTGTAGATAA
- a CDS encoding GNAT family N-acetyltransferase: protein MDNIIKFNVLNVEDYLNLHEKCGFKEYEKEDVTIAIKNHLFDAVLFFEEKVVGMIRVVGDNKIVFFIKDLMILPEYRNKGYGKLLLNSALEYISKNACKGAYIGLMSTVDYETFYEKFGFIRRPNENFGSGMVKFNE, encoded by the coding sequence ATGGACAATATAATTAAATTTAATGTATTAAATGTAGAAGATTATTTAAATTTACATGAAAAATGTGGATTTAAAGAATATGAAAAAGAAGATGTTACTATTGCTATTAAAAATCATTTATTTGATGCAGTATTATTTTTTGAAGAAAAAGTTGTAGGAATGATTAGAGTGGTAGGTGATAATAAAATTGTTTTTTTTATAAAAGATCTAATGATATTACCAGAATATAGGAATAAAGGATATGGTAAGTTATTGCTTAATTCTGCACTTGAATATATATCAAAAAATGCATGTAAAGGTGCATATATTGGATTAATGTCGACAGTTGATTATGAAACATTTTATGAAAAATTCGGATTTATTAGACGTCCTAATGAAAATTTTGGTAGTGGGATGGTGAAATTTAATGAATAG
- a CDS encoding reverse transcriptase domain-containing protein, which translates to MRNPNNVLISLRKHSKEENYTYEKLYRNLYNIDLFLQAYQNIYANTGNMTKGVDNQTISAMSLERINKIIDSLKDESYSPTPTKRVYIPKKNGKLRPLGIPSIDDKLVQEVCRMLLNSIYDESFEDISHGFKDNRSCHTALRQIQNRFVRCKWFVEGDIKDFFDNINHNIMIDILSKRIDDKRFLRLIRKFLRAGYMEQNEYLNTYSGMPQGSIISPILSNIYLDKFDKYMQSYKESFDKGTKRKQNKEYKALYDRRKRLENKLRKTTNKIEIDNIKSEIEEINKRYSNIPCLNPMDKNFKRIQYVRYADDFIIGIIGSKADAEKVKQDISQFIKSELNLELSDEKTLVTKSTNRAKFLGFDIRVTPRSNHTKRTKVGIKARNFGGHVRLELSTSTIQNKLTELGALKIKNLNGKEVWFPKERSNLTSRTDLSILEQYNGEIRGFCNYYRLANNSSKLHKFRYIMEYSLYKTLACKYRTKVTDIITRYHIGKDFGISYTDKNGNNKIRFLWKDSLARKEIPQDDNADVIHKQKFYLKKPTLGLRLKNNKCEWCGKETNNLKVYQVKKLKDLTDEYAWHVFMKSINRKTLVICNECFEKINNSNEE; encoded by the coding sequence ATGAGAAATCCCAACAATGTATTGATTAGTTTGAGAAAACATTCAAAAGAAGAAAACTACACTTACGAAAAATTGTATCGTAACCTTTACAATATAGACCTGTTTTTACAAGCATACCAAAATATTTATGCTAACACAGGGAATATGACTAAAGGTGTAGATAATCAAACAATAAGTGCAATGAGTCTAGAAAGAATTAACAAAATCATTGATTCACTAAAAGATGAAAGTTACTCGCCCACACCAACAAAAAGAGTGTATATTCCAAAGAAAAATGGAAAATTAAGACCATTAGGCATACCAAGTATTGATGATAAATTAGTGCAGGAAGTATGTAGAATGTTATTAAATTCTATCTATGATGAAAGCTTTGAGGACATATCTCATGGCTTTAAAGATAATAGAAGTTGTCATACCGCTTTAAGACAAATTCAAAATAGATTTGTAAGATGTAAATGGTTCGTTGAAGGAGACATTAAAGATTTCTTTGACAATATAAACCATAACATTATGATAGACATTCTATCCAAGCGTATTGACGATAAAAGATTTCTAAGATTAATAAGAAAGTTTCTTAGAGCCGGATACATGGAACAAAACGAATATCTCAACACTTACAGTGGAATGCCACAAGGGTCAATAATAAGTCCCATACTTTCAAATATTTACTTAGATAAGTTTGACAAGTATATGCAAAGTTACAAGGAAAGCTTTGATAAAGGTACAAAAAGAAAGCAAAACAAGGAATATAAAGCTCTTTATGATAGAAGAAAAAGGCTTGAAAACAAGTTAAGAAAGACAACCAATAAGATTGAAATAGATAATATTAAATCAGAAATTGAAGAAATTAACAAAAGGTATTCAAATATACCTTGCTTAAATCCTATGGATAAAAACTTCAAGAGAATACAATATGTTAGATATGCTGATGATTTCATTATCGGCATTATCGGTTCTAAGGCAGATGCTGAAAAGGTAAAACAAGACATTAGTCAATTTATTAAATCAGAATTAAACCTTGAATTATCTGATGAAAAAACGCTAGTAACAAAATCAACAAATAGAGCAAAATTCTTAGGTTTTGATATTAGAGTAACACCTAGAAGTAATCATACAAAGAGGACAAAAGTAGGTATAAAAGCAAGAAATTTTGGTGGTCATGTAAGACTTGAATTATCAACTTCAACAATACAAAATAAACTAACAGAACTTGGAGCATTAAAAATTAAAAATCTAAACGGAAAAGAAGTATGGTTTCCTAAAGAAAGAAGCAATCTAACTTCAAGAACAGACTTAAGTATATTAGAACAATATAACGGAGAAATTAGAGGATTCTGTAACTACTACAGACTCGCAAATAATTCTTCAAAGCTCCATAAATTTAGATATATTATGGAATACAGTCTGTATAAAACATTAGCTTGCAAATATAGAACGAAAGTAACGGATATCATTACTAGGTACCACATTGGCAAAGATTTTGGTATAAGTTACACAGATAAAAATGGTAACAACAAAATTCGTTTTCTTTGGAAAGACAGCTTGGCTAGAAAAGAAATTCCCCAAGATGATAATGCTGATGTGATTCATAAGCAAAAATTCTATCTTAAGAAACCAACGCTAGGTTTAAGATTAAAAAATAATAAGTGTGAATGGTGCGGGAAAGAAACTAATAATCTAAAAGTGTATCAAGTAAAAAAGCTTAAAGACTTAACTGATGAATATGCTTGGCATGTTTTTATGAAAAGCATTAATAGAAAAACGCTAGTAATTTGTAATGAATGTTTTGAAAAAATTAATAACTCAAATGAAGAATAA
- a CDS encoding plasmid mobilization protein has protein sequence MANRTRNIQLKICLNEEEKQIFEKKMKLAKCKTMSHFLRKCVLEKEIYQVDLQPFADLQGLLYNATNNINQIAKRVNSTGIIYIGDINDMKNQIDHISKEIWQIHSLLLGRTAETGDDK, from the coding sequence ATGGCAAACAGAACAAGAAATATTCAGCTCAAGATATGCTTAAACGAAGAAGAAAAACAAATTTTTGAAAAGAAAATGAAGCTTGCTAAGTGTAAAACAATGAGCCATTTTCTAAGGAAATGTGTTCTTGAAAAAGAGATTTATCAGGTTGATTTACAGCCCTTTGCAGATTTACAAGGACTTCTTTATAACGCTACAAACAATATCAATCAGATTGCAAAACGAGTGAATTCTACAGGAATTATCTATATTGGTGACATCAATGATATGAAAAACCAGATAGACCACATTTCAAAAGAGATATGGCAAATTCACTCCCTACTACTTGGAAGAACCGCCGAAACTGGAGATGATAAGTAA
- a CDS encoding ribokinase: MNSKLYVLGSINVDLSIECDRFPKIGETIKGKGFEKNLGGKGSNQAIASSILGLDTYLIGAVGSRDNNDWIYDELCNYGVNTSLVSKIEDEETGLAFIIRAKGDNSIILHSGANLKIKKENLINGLDKAKKGDYFLAQFEVDQDLVYFGIETASKKGMTVIINPSPAMKIDNKMYSLIDYLIVNQTEAEILSNIYPETLEDCKRIFEILNKYELKNLVVTLGNKGSVLIDENNSVFSKGIKIKPIDSTGAGDAFTGMFIRSLSMDISIKEKLYYSNISGALTCLQKGARIGVKNLNEIINFKEDINE; this comes from the coding sequence ATGAATAGTAAGCTTTATGTATTAGGAAGTATAAATGTAGACTTATCTATTGAATGTGATAGGTTTCCTAAAATAGGAGAAACTATTAAAGGTAAAGGTTTTGAAAAAAATCTAGGTGGGAAAGGAAGTAATCAAGCTATAGCTTCATCTATTTTAGGTTTAGATACTTATTTAATTGGTGCTGTTGGTAGTAGAGATAATAATGATTGGATTTATGATGAGTTATGTAATTATGGTGTCAATACATCTTTAGTTAGTAAAATAGAAGATGAGGAAACTGGATTAGCATTTATTATAAGGGCTAAGGGAGATAATTCAATTATTTTACATTCTGGTGCAAATTTAAAAATAAAGAAAGAAAATCTAATAAATGGATTAGATAAAGCAAAAAAAGGTGATTATTTTCTTGCACAATTTGAAGTAGATCAAGATTTAGTTTATTTTGGAATAGAAACTGCTTCAAAAAAAGGTATGACAGTAATAATTAATCCATCACCTGCTATGAAGATAGATAATAAAATGTATTCTTTAATTGATTATTTAATAGTTAATCAAACAGAAGCAGAAATTTTATCTAATATTTATCCTGAAACTTTAGAAGATTGTAAAAGAATTTTTGAAATTTTAAATAAATATGAATTAAAAAATTTAGTTGTTACACTTGGAAATAAAGGAAGTGTTTTAATTGATGAAAATAATAGTGTTTTTTCAAAAGGTATTAAAATTAAACCAATAGATAGTACAGGGGCAGGAGATGCCTTTACAGGAATGTTTATTAGAAGTTTATCTATGGATATATCTATTAAAGAAAAATTATATTATTCAAACATTTCAGGAGCATTAACTTGTTTACAAAAAGGTGCTAGAATTGGAGTTAAAAATTTAAATGAGATTATAAATTTTAAGGAGGATATAAATGAATAA
- a CDS encoding relaxase/mobilization nuclease domain-containing protein, translating to MAITKIHPIKSTLNLAIDYITNAEKTDEKILISTNKCHTASAYTQFLRRREENNIRGSVLARHLIQSFLPGEATPEMAHKIGLELCKKILKDEYEFILSTHIDKGHIHNHIICASIRYEVNPF from the coding sequence ATGGCAATAACGAAAATTCACCCTATAAAATCTACGCTTAACTTGGCAATTGACTATATAACCAATGCCGAAAAGACGGATGAAAAAATCCTAATCAGCACCAATAAATGCCATACGGCTTCCGCTTATACACAATTTTTAAGGCGAAGAGAAGAAAATAATATAAGAGGTTCTGTACTTGCAAGACATCTTATTCAGTCGTTCTTGCCGGGCGAAGCCACGCCTGAAATGGCTCACAAAATAGGATTGGAACTTTGCAAAAAAATACTTAAAGATGAGTATGAATTTATCCTCTCTACTCACATAGACAAAGGGCATATACACAACCATATCATCTGTGCGTCCATAAGGTACGAAGTAAATCCATTTTAG
- a CDS encoding ABC transporter ATP-binding protein, which produces MEVYKKVFRYIPNYKSLGYLSIIVSSISAFFMVYGYYYIYQFFKELIVSNNFENANYHSIRIVFYLTLSFLLYILSGIISHKLAFRLETNLRKRGIDGLTDSSFRFFDLYSSGYIRKTIDDNVVKTHVAVAHMIPDNSQAFLVPVFALVLSFSISFRVGIVIVVLSAVTSFILKKMMGNGEFMKLYQISLDKLSAETVEYIRGIQVVKIFGIKLKSFKALHESIMNYSKYAYDYSISCKEPYVLYQVIFLGLIPIITIPFSFFLTGLNEPKIIAVELIMIFFLSGVIMVSFMNIMWASMNIFNANYAMDNLENLYDKMQKDKLNYGKRETFDNYNIEFENVTFSYGENKVLENLSFSLDENKTYALVGHSGSGKSTLAKLISGFYKVDSGFIKIGGHPLEEYTKEAIINNISFVFQDTKLFKKSIYDNIILADENASREDVMKAINLAGCDEIISKFKEKENTIIGSKGVYLSGGEKQRIAIARAILKKSPIVIMDEASASIDADNEYELQKAFKNLMKDKTVIMIVHRMSSIKNVDEILVLENGKLIERGNNETLLRKEGLYSKLVNLYETANEWRVSNEELL; this is translated from the coding sequence ATGGAAGTTTATAAGAAAGTATTTCGGTATATACCAAATTATAAGTCATTGGGATATTTAAGTATTATTGTATCGAGTATTTCAGCTTTCTTTATGGTATATGGATATTATTACATATATCAATTTTTTAAAGAACTTATTGTGAGTAATAATTTTGAAAATGCAAATTATCATTCGATAAGAATTGTATTTTATTTAACATTAAGCTTTTTGCTGTATATTTTATCAGGAATTATTTCTCACAAATTAGCATTTAGATTGGAAACAAATTTAAGAAAGAGAGGAATTGATGGATTAACGGATTCAAGCTTTAGGTTTTTTGATTTATATTCATCAGGATATATTAGAAAAACTATAGATGATAATGTAGTTAAAACACATGTTGCAGTAGCACATATGATTCCAGATAATTCACAAGCATTTTTAGTGCCTGTTTTTGCTCTGGTTCTATCATTTTCTATTAGTTTTCGTGTTGGTATAGTTATAGTTGTTTTATCAGCTGTAACATCATTTATATTAAAAAAAATGATGGGTAATGGGGAATTTATGAAACTATATCAAATTTCTCTTGATAAATTGAGTGCAGAAACTGTGGAATATATTAGAGGTATTCAGGTAGTTAAAATTTTTGGTATAAAACTTAAATCTTTTAAAGCACTTCATGAATCAATTATGAATTATTCAAAATATGCTTATGATTATTCTATTTCATGTAAAGAACCTTATGTCTTATATCAAGTAATATTTCTAGGATTAATTCCTATCATTACTATACCGTTTAGTTTTTTCTTAACAGGATTAAATGAACCTAAAATAATAGCAGTAGAACTTATTATGATCTTTTTTTTATCTGGAGTAATTATGGTTTCATTTATGAATATAATGTGGGCAAGTATGAATATTTTTAATGCAAATTATGCCATGGATAATTTAGAAAATTTGTACGATAAAATGCAAAAAGATAAATTAAATTATGGAAAAAGAGAAACTTTTGATAACTATAATATTGAATTTGAAAATGTTACTTTTTCATATGGAGAAAATAAGGTATTGGAAAATTTATCTTTTAGTTTAGATGAAAATAAGACTTATGCTTTAGTAGGACATTCTGGTTCAGGTAAATCAACTCTTGCTAAGCTTATATCAGGATTTTACAAGGTAGATAGTGGTTTCATTAAAATTGGTGGACATCCACTTGAAGAATATACAAAAGAGGCTATTATAAATAACATATCATTTGTATTTCAAGACACTAAATTATTTAAAAAATCTATATATGATAATATTATTTTAGCTGATGAGAATGCAAGTAGAGAAGATGTTATGAAAGCAATTAATCTTGCTGGATGTGATGAAATTATTTCTAAATTTAAGGAAAAAGAAAATACTATTATAGGTTCAAAAGGAGTTTATCTTTCTGGTGGAGAAAAGCAAAGAATTGCTATCGCAAGAGCAATTTTAAAGAAATCACCTATAGTTATTATGGATGAGGCTAGTGCTTCTATTGATGCTGATAATGAATATGAATTACAAAAAGCATTTAAAAATTTAATGAAAGATAAAACTGTAATTATGATTGTACATAGAATGAGTAGTATAAAAAATGTTGATGAAATACTTGTATTAGAAAATGGAAAATTAATTGAAAGAGGTAATAATGAAACCTTATTAAGAAAAGAAGGTTTATATAGTAAATTAGTTAATTTATATGAAACTGCAAATGAGTGGAGGGTGTCAAATGAAGAATTATTATAA
- a CDS encoding TetR/AcrR family transcriptional regulator, protein MSPAKRLSVDERKKEIMEAARKIIIIKGLENTTMEDIISETTLSRGGVYHYYKSVVDIFKDIMFSGIEYRNKIIKSHLNEIDNLSNNEFIAKQLVDKVIDKNPYTPLYVEFLICKKRIPELNNIMDELQERTKEKLNTIFNNDSNWIYDSDTFLFINDFINTLILASDILDVRENFKKNRHLLEKMFIYILERDENNGSL, encoded by the coding sequence ATGAGTCCAGCTAAAAGACTTAGTGTAGATGAAAGAAAAAAAGAAATTATGGAAGCAGCTAGAAAAATAATTATAATTAAAGGATTAGAAAATACTACTATGGAAGATATTATTTCTGAAACAACCTTATCTAGGGGAGGAGTTTATCATTATTATAAAAGTGTTGTAGATATTTTCAAAGACATTATGTTTTCTGGAATTGAATATAGGAACAAAATAATAAAAAGTCATTTAAATGAAATTGATAATTTATCAAATAATGAGTTTATAGCAAAACAACTTGTTGATAAAGTTATAGATAAAAATCCATATACACCTCTTTATGTTGAATTTTTGATTTGTAAAAAGAGAATACCAGAATTAAATAATATTATGGATGAATTACAGGAAAGAACAAAGGAAAAATTAAATACAATATTTAATAATGATTCTAATTGGATATATGATTCAGATACTTTTTTATTTATTAATGATTTTATTAATACATTAATACTTGCATCTGATATTTTAGATGTAAGAGAAAATTTTAAGAAAAATAGACATCTTTTAGAGAAAATGTTTATTTATATATTAGAAAGGGATGAAAATAATGGAAGTTTATAA